A section of the Peptoanaerobacter stomatis genome encodes:
- the gmk gene encoding guanylate kinase — MDKKGLLVVVSGPAGVGKGTLCKAYMKKFDDMKLSVSTTTRKPRDGERDGVEYNFTTKENFEKMIANDEMLEYVNVFDNYYGTSKAWVKEQIDNGQDIILEIDIVGAMNVRKIYKNAVLIFILPPSFEVLENRIRTRNQDSDEQIKKRLDRMLEEVTIMKDYDYFVVNDKLDDALNLIRSIIDSERYSVQRYGKQEMEFYLENIRKGNIVINEE, encoded by the coding sequence ATGGACAAAAAAGGTCTTTTAGTAGTAGTATCAGGACCGGCAGGAGTTGGAAAAGGTACTTTATGTAAGGCTTATATGAAAAAATTTGACGATATGAAGTTATCTGTTTCGACAACAACAAGAAAACCGAGAGATGGAGAAAGAGACGGAGTAGAATATAATTTCACTACAAAAGAAAATTTCGAAAAAATGATAGCCAATGATGAAATGCTTGAATATGTAAATGTATTTGATAATTATTACGGCACATCTAAAGCATGGGTAAAAGAACAGATAGACAACGGTCAGGATATAATATTGGAAATAGACATAGTAGGGGCTATGAATGTCAGAAAAATATATAAAAATGCTGTATTGATATTTATACTTCCGCCTTCATTTGAAGTTTTGGAAAATAGAATAAGAACAAGGAATCAGGACAGTGATGAGCAGATAAAAAAGCGCTTGGACAGAATGCTTGAAGAAGTTACTATTATGAAAGATTATGATTATTTTGTAGTCAACGATAAGTTGGACGATGCACTTAATCTTATAAGAAGTATAATAGACTCGGAGAGATATAGTGTTCAAAGATATGGTAAGCAAGAAATGGAATTTTATCTGGAAAATATAAGAAAAGGCAATATAGTTATAAACGAAGAGTAA
- a CDS encoding YifB family Mg chelatase-like AAA ATPase yields the protein MFSQVITAGTYGIDGFKVTVEADISKGMPGITIVGLPAVAVKESKDRIKSAITNSLFNYPITKKIVINLSPADVKKEGSHYDLPIALAILSENVAMNNEKIKNTAFLGELSLDGKLRKIKASTAMILGLVKDENIKNVIIPKSNEKEASMIPDINVYTAEDINEVIEYLQDVRELKRVGDFSSYINIPSSKDFSDVKGSSAIKRAAQISAAGFHNLFMIGSPGSGKTMVASRMNTIMPPLNEDEYIEVSKIYSFLGEIPDDIVFRNRPFRSPHHTITYTSLIGGGAMAIPGEVVLSHSGILFMDEFLNFDKKLIQGLRQPIEDKFVTISRVNYKLTYPSNFLLVAATNPCPCGNFMNPLKECVCTEKKIHDYLQKASGPILDRMDIFVETTPIPYDDLTNNGTEELSSEELKKGVYIAVQVQKERFKDLNINYNSQMNSKHIEYYCKLESDAEKLIQMFFKSSKLTARSYHRLLKVARTIADMEQSEKIKQNHIAEAISFRKTYSKYWEKI from the coding sequence TTGTTCAGTCAAGTAATAACAGCAGGTACATATGGAATAGACGGATTTAAGGTAACGGTGGAGGCGGATATAAGTAAAGGTATGCCGGGTATAACTATTGTAGGGCTTCCGGCTGTTGCAGTTAAAGAATCTAAAGACAGGATAAAATCGGCTATAACAAACTCACTTTTTAATTATCCGATAACAAAGAAAATAGTGATAAATCTGTCTCCGGCAGATGTAAAAAAAGAAGGCTCACATTATGATTTACCAATAGCACTTGCCATACTAAGCGAAAATGTAGCTATGAACAATGAGAAGATAAAAAATACAGCTTTCTTAGGCGAATTATCGTTAGATGGCAAATTAAGAAAAATAAAAGCCTCAACGGCAATGATATTAGGTCTTGTAAAAGATGAAAATATAAAAAATGTAATAATTCCTAAAAGCAACGAAAAAGAAGCATCTATGATACCGGATATAAATGTATATACCGCCGAAGATATAAATGAAGTTATAGAATATCTTCAAGATGTAAGAGAACTTAAAAGAGTGGGAGATTTCAGCTCATACATAAATATACCGAGCTCAAAAGATTTTTCTGATGTAAAAGGTTCGTCTGCGATAAAAAGAGCTGCACAAATATCAGCAGCAGGCTTTCACAACCTGTTTATGATAGGAAGTCCTGGGAGCGGTAAAACAATGGTGGCATCAAGAATGAATACAATAATGCCACCGTTAAATGAAGATGAGTATATAGAAGTGAGCAAGATTTATTCATTTTTAGGAGAAATACCGGATGATATTGTGTTTAGGAACAGACCGTTTCGCTCGCCTCATCATACGATAACATATACTTCACTTATTGGTGGCGGTGCAATGGCAATACCAGGAGAAGTGGTTTTATCTCACAGCGGTATACTGTTTATGGACGAGTTTTTAAATTTTGATAAAAAATTGATACAAGGATTGAGGCAACCGATAGAAGATAAGTTTGTAACAATATCAAGGGTAAACTACAAGTTGACATATCCGAGCAATTTTTTGCTTGTTGCGGCGACCAATCCATGCCCCTGTGGTAATTTTATGAATCCTTTAAAAGAATGTGTTTGTACTGAAAAAAAGATACATGACTATTTACAAAAAGCATCCGGGCCTATACTTGACAGAATGGATATATTTGTAGAAACTACTCCTATACCTTATGATGATTTGACAAACAATGGTACTGAAGAGCTGTCATCCGAGGAACTGAAAAAAGGTGTGTATATTGCTGTGCAAGTTCAAAAAGAAAGATTTAAAGACTTAAACATAAATTATAACTCTCAGATGAATTCCAAACATATAGAATATTATTGCAAATTGGAAAGTGATGCAGAAAAGTTGATTCAGATGTTTTTTAAATCATCGAAACTTACTGCAAGAAGTTATCATAGACTTTTAAAAGTAGCAAGAACTATAGCAGATATGGAGCAAAGTGAAAAAATAAAACAAAATCACATAGCAGAAGCCATCAGTTTTAGAAAAACATATAGCAAATATTGGGAAAAGATATAA
- a CDS encoding YicC/YloC family endoribonuclease: MANSMTGFGRAVLNDIGSKVTVEIKSVNSRYLEIVSKMPRQLNYFEDSIKAIVNSKVSRGRLDIYIQVDNNSILDNYSIDEKKIHDYKVIFEKIQRELDIENDMKISSYLNLPEVMTKNSEPNKELENMVKNAVSLAMDNLCVMRNAEGQKIIKDLQKRVELLKVLIDKLELYTQDMLQSVFEKLQKRISELLAKNGVEADDARILQESAIYADKLNVTEEIVRFNTHISQLLSFLGEKEKEIGKKIDFLLQEMNREINTIGSKSQKTEIISLVVDIKAELEKIREQIQNIE; the protein is encoded by the coding sequence ATGGCAAATAGTATGACAGGATTTGGAAGAGCTGTTTTAAATGATATCGGCTCAAAGGTAACGGTTGAGATAAAAAGCGTAAACAGCAGATATCTCGAAATAGTGAGCAAAATGCCAAGACAACTGAACTATTTTGAAGACAGTATAAAAGCTATAGTAAACTCTAAAGTTTCAAGAGGACGCTTAGATATATATATACAGGTAGATAATAACAGTATTCTTGACAATTACAGTATAGATGAAAAAAAGATACACGATTATAAAGTTATTTTTGAAAAGATACAAAGAGAGCTTGATATAGAAAATGATATGAAAATATCTTCATATCTGAATTTACCTGAAGTTATGACAAAAAACAGTGAGCCGAATAAAGAGCTGGAGAATATGGTTAAAAATGCAGTATCATTGGCAATGGATAATCTATGTGTAATGAGAAATGCAGAAGGACAAAAAATCATAAAAGATTTGCAAAAAAGGGTCGAGCTGTTAAAAGTACTTATAGATAAATTGGAACTATATACACAAGATATGTTGCAAAGCGTATTTGAAAAATTGCAGAAAAGAATATCGGAGTTGCTTGCAAAAAACGGAGTGGAGGCAGATGATGCCAGAATACTTCAGGAAAGTGCCATATATGCTGATAAACTAAATGTAACAGAAGAAATAGTGAGATTTAATACGCATATAAGTCAACTTTTAAGTTTTTTGGGAGAAAAGGAAAAAGAAATCGGCAAAAAAATAGACTTTTTATTGCAAGAGATGAACAGAGAAATAAATACCATCGGTTCTAAAAGTCAAAAAACAGAGATAATATCACTGGTTGTGGATATAAAAGCAGAATTGGAGAAAATAAGAGAACAAATACAAAATATAGAGTAA